From Corvus cornix cornix isolate S_Up_H32 chromosome 5, ASM73873v5, whole genome shotgun sequence, the proteins below share one genomic window:
- the GTF2A1 gene encoding transcription initiation factor IIA subunit 1, whose product MASSTNTNPVPKLYRSVIEDVINDVREVFLDEGVDEQVLMELKTLWENKLMQSKAVDGFHSEEQQLLLQVQQQQQQQQQQQHHHHHHHTPQPQQTVQQQSQPQQVLIPASQQAPQQQVIVPDSKLIPHMNASGMSAAATAATLALPAGVTPVQQILTNSGQILQVVRTANGAQYIIQPQQPVVLQQQVIPQMQPGGVQAPVIQQVLAPLPGGISQQTGVIIQPQQILFTGNKTQVIPTTVAAPTPAQAQIPAAGQQQPQQQQAQPQAPLVLQVDGTGDTSSEEEDDEEEEYDDDEEEEKEKDGGEDGQVEEEPLNSEDDVSDEEGQELFDTENVVVCQYDKIHRSKNKWKFHLKDGIMNLNGRDYVFSKAIGDAEW is encoded by the exons cctaaaTTGTACAGGTCTGTAATTGAAGATGTCATTAATGATGTCAGAGAAGTTTTTCTGGATGAAGGAGTGGATGAACAAGTTCTCATGGAACTCAAAACA CTGTGGGAGAACAAGCTGATGCAGTCTAAGGCTGTAGATGGCTTCCAttcagaagagcagcagcttttattGCAGGtgcaacaacagcaacagcagcagcagcaacagcagcatcatcaccaccaccatcacACACCTCAGCCGCAGCAGACTGTGCAGCAGCAGTCTCAGCCGCAACAGGTCCTTATTCCAGCATCTCAGCAAG ctcctcagcagcaggtTATTGTGCCAGATTCCAAGCTGATACCACATATGAATGCATCAGGCATG agtgctgcagccactgcagctaCATTGGCTCTCCCCGCTGGTGTTACTCCAGTTCAGCAGATACTTACAAATTCAG GCCAGATCCTCCAAGTAGTTAGAACTGCAAATGGAGCTCAGTATATTATTCAACCACAGCAGCCAGTGGTTCTACAGCAGCAGGTTATACCACAAATGCAGCCTGGCGGGGTACAAGCACCTGTTATTCAGCAG GTTTTGGCTCCtctccctggagggatttccCAGCAGACAGGAGTGATTATTCAGCCTCAGCAGATCCTGtttacaggaaataaaactcAAGTTATACCTACAACAGTGGCTGCCCCTACACCAGCTCAAGCACAGATTCCTGCAGCCggtcagcagcagccacagcaacagcaggcacAACCACAAGCACCACTTGTTCTCCAAGTTGATGGAACAGGGGACACATCATCTGAAGAAGAAGATGATGAGGAAGAAGAgtatgatgatgatgaagaggaggagaaagaaaaagatggggGTGAAGATGGCCAAGTTGAAGAG GAACCTCTGAACAGTGAAGATGATGTGAGTGACGAGGAAGGACAAGAACTGTTCGATACAGAAAATGTTGTTGTGTGCCAGTATGATAAG ATTCacagaagtaaaaacaaatggaaatttcaTCTCAAAGATGGCATCATGAATCTTAATGGAAGAGATTATGTATTTTCCAAAGCCATTGGGGACGCAGAATGGTGa